The following proteins are encoded in a genomic region of Brachionichthys hirsutus isolate HB-005 chromosome 14, CSIRO-AGI_Bhir_v1, whole genome shotgun sequence:
- the thtpa gene encoding thiamine-triphosphatase has protein sequence MPNYWDYRNLLIVLKMSVEVERKFLCNADTRKTLEEIGAVCVDQRQFLDQYFDTPKFDLTLRDMWLRKRNKECWELKCRHAAAGTEGMSGHQATAAAMCTQYKEITSLPEIQLRVKEVLKKNSEREASPSQEDESWLGEMNLVSFAEFTTVRRSFTLEEEGVQVDLDQADFGYSVGEIEVLVPEGGDVQSALEKIERTAGKLGLTGNQRVEGKMSVYLRRNHPEHYAKLLSNNIM, from the exons ATGCCGAATTATTGGGATTATAGAAATCTCTTGATTGTTTTGAAG ATGAGTGTTGAAGTGGAAAGAAAGTTTTTATGCAATGCTGACACTCGGAAAACATTGGAGGAGATTGGTG CAGTGTGCGTTGACCAGCGGCAATTTCTGGACCAGTACTTCGACACCCCCAAGTTTGACTTGACTTTGAGAGATATGTGGCTTCGTAAGCGAAATAAAGAATGCTGGGAGCTCAAGTGCCGCCACGCAGCCGCCGGGACGGAAGGGATGAGCGGACATCAAGCTACGGCAGCAGCAATGTGTACTCAATATAAGGAGATAACCAGTCTTCCTGAAATTCAGCTAAGAGTGAAAGAAGTCTTGAAGAAGAATTCCGAGCGTGAGGCAAGCCCCTCGCAGGAGGATGAGAGTTGGTTAGGCGAAATGAATCTGGTATCCTTTGCAGAGTTTACAACAGTACGGCGGTCATTCACTTTAGAGGAAGAGGGGGTGCAGGTAGATCTTGATCAAGCTGATTTCGGCTACAGTGTGGGAGAGATAGAGGTCCTCGTTCCAGAGGGGGGGGATGTGCAATCTGCCTTGGAGAAGATTGAAAGAACGGCTGGAAAGTTGG GTCTGACTGGAAATCAGCGAGTAGAAGGGAAAATGAGTGTTTACCTTAGAAGAAACCACCCTGAGCACTATGCAAAACTATTGAGCAATAATATTATGTAA
- the dcaf11 gene encoding DDB1- and CUL4-associated factor 11, with protein MGSQSSSGMSGGRGSSSGNPAEQSETPEPNQSGGRRTADRPAPEEDVDLAEVLAYLLRRGQVRLVHGSGATGLQLVQSYSDSDEDSDGAWEGRLGDRYNPPVDATPDTHEVDRSEIRTQILLATAASALKGQQSFTHMLREREQGRCRGSSFSHGECNRIRTHFLPNYISHKDIYQQKAFCGVYSEDGNMFLSACQDQNIRLYDTTRGRFHQLRTVKARDVGWSVLDVCFSPDAQHILYSSWSDYIHLCSVDGDSENHTALTLNPDERRFCVFSLAASTDGNEILGGANDGCLYVFDLEQNKRTLKIDAHEDDVNAVAFADSSSQLLFSGSDDALCKVWDRRTLREDRPQPVGQLAGHRDGITFIHSKGDARYLISNSKDQSIKLWDVRKFSPEEGLAASRLAVTQQNWDYRWQQVPQRALKRHKLAGDTSVMTYRGHGVLHTLIRCRFSPEFSTGQRFIYSGCSTGKIIIYDVLTGAVVSRLSGHDACVRDVSWHPYEDNIISSSWDGAVRMWEHRQTHPLEEERERLTTDAKH; from the exons ATGGGCTCTCAGTCCAGTTCTGGGATGTCTGGTGGAAGGGGCTCTTCCAGTGGCAACCCAGCTGAGCAGTCCGAAACACCCGAACCGAACCAAAGCGGAGGCCGCAGGACGGCGGACAGGCCGGCGCCGGAGGAGGACGTCGACTTAGCTGAAGTACTGGCTTACTTACTGAGGAG gGGCCAGGTCAGACTGGTCCATGGCAGTGGAGCCACAGGGCTGCAGCTGGTCCAGTCTTACTCTGACTCTGATGAGGACAGCGATGGAGCCTGGGAGGGTCGCCTGGGTGATCGCTACAATCCTCCAG TGGATGCCACACCGGACACACATGAAGTGGACAGAAGTGAGATCAGGACTCAGATCCTGTTGGCCACGGCGGCGTCAGCCTTGAAAGGCCAGCAGAGCTTCACCCACATGCTAAGAGAG aggGAACAAGGCAGATGCAGGGGTTCCAGTTTTTCCCATGGAGAGTGCAATCGCATCCGCACACA TTTTCTGCCCAACTATATATCCCACAAGGACATATACCAGCAGAAAGCCTTCTGTGGCGTGTACAGCGAGGACGGCAACATGTTCCTCTCTGCCTGCCAAG ACCAGAATATCCGCTTGTACGacaccaccagggggcgctttCACCAACTGCGAACGGTGAAGGCTCGCGATGTTGGCTGGAGCGTGTTAGACGTCTGCTTCAGCCCTGACGCACAGCATATACTCTACTCCAGCTGGTCGGACTACA TTCACTTGTGCAGTGTAGATGGAGACAGCGAGAACCACACCGCCCTGACCCTCAA tccAGACGAGAGGCGGTTCTGTGTGTTCTCACTCGCTGCGTCCACAGATGGGAATGAGATCCTGGGCGG AGCGAACGATGGCTGCCTGTACGTTTTTGATCTTGAGCAGAACAAGCGAACCTTGAAG ATCGATGCTCACGAGGACGACGTGAACGCCGTGGCGTTCGCCGACAGCTCGTCCCAGTTGCTCTTTTCCGGCAGCGACGACGCTTTGTGCAAAGTGTGGGACCGACGAAcgctcagggaggacagaccGCAGCCTGTGGGACAACTAGCCGGCCACCGGGATGGCATCACCTTCATCCACAGCAag GGTGACGCCCGCTATCTGATCAGCAACTCGAAGGACCAATCCATCAAGCTCTGGGACGTCAGGAAGTTCTCGCCCGAAGAGGGATTGGCTGCTTCCCGCCTGGCCGTCACCCAGCAAAACTGGGATTACCGCTGGCAGCAGGTTCCCCAaagag CCCTGAAGAGACACAAGCTGGCGGGCGACACGTCGGTGATGACCTACCGTGGTCACGGCGTTCTGCACACCCTCATCCGCTGCCGCTTCTCTCCGGAGTTCAGCACGGGGCAGAGGTTCATCTACTCCGGCTGCTCCACCGGCAAAATAATCA TTTACGACGTGCTGACGGGCGCCGTGGTCTCCAGGCTGTCGGGTCACGACGCTTGCGTGAGGGACGTCAGCTGGCACCCGTATGAGGACAACATCATCAGCAGCTCC TGGGACGGAGCGGTGCGAATGTGGGAGCACCGGCAGACCCATCCTCTagaggaggagcgagagagactgACAACCGATGCAaaacactga